In Pseudomonas sp. DNDY-54, a genomic segment contains:
- a CDS encoding META domain-containing protein, with amino-acid sequence MRTLVLAGLAVLSVAGCSVEPLTLQNDVTYIAEWIGDDPVVGRNPVSLTFSEDRAYGNAGCNHWFASYQLDGQTLRFSEIGSTRKMCAEHIMKQEQHFLELLSQIERWDVSKIDQLRFWPTEGAPLRVWPEQN; translated from the coding sequence ATGAGAACCCTCGTCCTGGCTGGTTTAGCTGTTTTGTCCGTTGCGGGTTGCTCGGTGGAACCACTGACGCTGCAGAACGACGTCACCTATATCGCCGAATGGATCGGCGATGACCCTGTAGTGGGCCGCAACCCGGTCTCGCTGACATTCAGCGAAGACCGCGCTTACGGCAACGCCGGTTGCAATCACTGGTTCGCCAGCTACCAGCTCGATGGGCAGACGCTGCGCTTCAGCGAGATCGGCAGCACTCGCAAAATGTGCGCTGAACACATCATGAAGCAGGAGCAGCATTTCCTCGAACTTCTCTCACAGATCGAACGTTGGGACGTCTCCAAGATCGATCAACTGCGCTTCTGGCCCACCGAAGGCGCGCCGCTGCGAGTTTGGCCGGAACAGAACTGA
- a CDS encoding nitrate reductase cytochrome c-type subunit, giving the protein MKFRLLPLTLLAVFGLAVAAGPDYPLDAPAPDGRRPGGTITQEFTPPPLKDEENKDLKRERNYPEQPPTIPHTIRGYQVDTNSNKCLSCHSRANSARTQAPMISITHFTDRDSQTLGTVAPRRYFCTQCHVVQHDVKPLVENDFENIDELLYRENEQNEQ; this is encoded by the coding sequence ATGAAATTTCGTTTACTGCCTTTGACGCTCCTCGCGGTGTTCGGCCTGGCCGTGGCCGCCGGGCCCGATTACCCGCTCGATGCACCCGCCCCGGACGGCCGCCGTCCGGGTGGCACCATCACGCAGGAATTCACCCCTCCTCCGCTCAAGGACGAGGAAAACAAGGATCTGAAGCGCGAGCGCAACTATCCCGAGCAGCCGCCGACCATTCCGCACACCATTCGCGGCTACCAGGTCGACACCAACAGCAACAAGTGCCTGTCGTGCCACAGCCGCGCCAACAGTGCACGCACACAGGCGCCAATGATCAGCATCACGCACTTCACCGATCGCGACAGCCAGACGCTCGGCACCGTCGCACCTCGTCGCTACTTCTGTACCCAGTGTCATGTCGTGCAGCACGACGTAAAACCGTTGGTGGAGAACGACTTCGAGAACATCGACGAGTTGCTCTATCGCGAAAACGAACAGAACGAACAGTGA
- a CDS encoding dienelactone hydrolase family protein, with translation MRYRLLGALMTVSALAQAEVQTQEIPYTAADGTKMVGYYAYDDAVEGKRPGVVVVHEWWGLNDYAKRRARDLAELGYSALAIDMYGEGKNTEHPKDAMSFMQAALADADAAKARFNAGLDLLKQQQQTDTAKLAAVGYCFGGKVVLDMARQGVPLEGVVSFHGALATETRAAPGSVKARVLVEHGSADSMVSADDVAALSAEMVKAGADYQFVNLPGAKHGFTNPGADTFQAKGVDVAYNKAADERSWNDMKVFLDETFANTRP, from the coding sequence ATGCGCTATCGCCTGCTCGGCGCACTGATGACCGTCAGTGCCCTCGCCCAAGCTGAAGTTCAGACTCAGGAAATCCCCTACACCGCGGCCGACGGAACCAAGATGGTCGGCTACTACGCCTACGATGATGCCGTCGAAGGCAAGCGCCCAGGCGTCGTCGTGGTCCATGAATGGTGGGGCCTCAACGATTACGCCAAACGTCGCGCCCGTGACCTCGCGGAGCTTGGCTACAGCGCGCTGGCCATCGATATGTATGGCGAAGGGAAAAACACCGAGCATCCAAAGGACGCCATGAGTTTCATGCAGGCCGCCCTGGCCGATGCCGACGCCGCCAAGGCCCGCTTCAATGCCGGGCTCGACCTGCTCAAGCAGCAACAGCAGACCGATACCGCCAAACTTGCAGCGGTCGGCTACTGCTTCGGCGGCAAGGTTGTGCTGGACATGGCGCGCCAGGGCGTACCGCTAGAGGGTGTGGTCAGCTTCCACGGTGCCCTTGCCACGGAGACGCGCGCGGCGCCAGGGAGCGTCAAAGCACGCGTTCTGGTCGAGCATGGCAGTGCGGACTCTATGGTCAGTGCAGACGATGTGGCTGCACTGAGCGCAGAGATGGTCAAAGCCGGCGCTGACTATCAGTTCGTGAACTTGCCCGGCGCCAAGCACGGCTTTACCAACCCAGGCGCAGACACGTTTCAGGCGAAAGGCGTTGACGTGGCCTACAACAAAGCCGCCGATGAGCGCTCTTGGAATGATATGAAAGTCTTTCTCGACGAAACCTTTGCGAATACCCGCCCGTAA
- a CDS encoding cytochrome c3 family protein, producing MKSILSFLKKYWTVLRRPSVHYSLGVLTLGGFIAGIIFWGGFNTALEVTNTEAFCISCHEMEDNVYMEIKDTIHYTNRSGVRATCPDCHVPHEWTDKIARKMQASKEVWGKIFGTINTREKFLGMRREMAEREWRRLKANDSLECRNCHNYEFMDFTRQSKRAAEFHSTALGKGEATCIDCHKGIAHRLPDMHGVPGW from the coding sequence ATGAAGTCGATACTGTCGTTTCTCAAGAAATACTGGACGGTCCTGCGCCGACCGAGCGTGCATTACAGCCTTGGCGTACTGACCCTTGGAGGGTTCATCGCAGGGATCATTTTTTGGGGAGGTTTCAACACCGCACTCGAAGTGACCAACACCGAAGCCTTCTGCATCTCCTGCCACGAAATGGAAGACAACGTGTACATGGAGATCAAGGACACCATTCACTACACCAACCGCTCCGGCGTGCGCGCTACCTGCCCGGATTGCCACGTCCCGCATGAATGGACCGACAAGATCGCACGCAAGATGCAGGCTTCCAAAGAAGTGTGGGGCAAGATATTCGGCACCATTAACACGCGCGAGAAGTTTCTCGGCATGCGCCGCGAGATGGCCGAGCGTGAATGGCGCCGCCTGAAAGCCAACGACTCGCTGGAATGCCGCAACTGCCACAACTACGAGTTCATGGACTTCACACGCCAGAGCAAACGTGCCGCCGAATTCCACTCCACAGCGTTAGGCAAAGGCGAAGCGACCTGCATCGATTGCCACAAGGGCATCGCTCACCGCTTGCCAGACATGCATGGCGTACCAGGCTGGTAA